From a region of the Leptospira kmetyi serovar Malaysia str. Bejo-Iso9 genome:
- a CDS encoding LBBP_01157 family protein, translating into MGAVKSFFSKFFSYFKRRKRKKGPEEESPPVRESYGYKRELAELREKADRFFVTRKKTGGIIHETKYYKLLKNGPKLFRLEGKEKSGREYSLVVSTGNFLSAQGDKISGVVFVPEAELNRILSYEHSDLKSVFSRFQPEGIDEDLKVLYGESASSQETWKDFYNWEPFWKQQIFIRLKPSLIGILLVYMGAEFEQFFQSNSTKRLKSIISDELYFLNVSGNQKENSPYTENLSLQDFEKAKKEFFQVLEQIRKKRGTN; encoded by the coding sequence ATGGGCGCGGTTAAGTCTTTTTTCTCAAAGTTCTTTTCGTATTTTAAACGAAGAAAAAGAAAAAAAGGTCCCGAAGAGGAATCTCCTCCGGTCCGGGAAAGTTACGGTTACAAAAGGGAACTCGCCGAACTTCGGGAAAAGGCCGATCGTTTTTTCGTGACTAGAAAAAAAACGGGCGGGATCATTCACGAAACGAAATATTATAAACTTCTAAAGAACGGTCCGAAGTTGTTCCGTCTCGAAGGAAAGGAAAAATCGGGAAGGGAATATTCTCTCGTGGTCAGCACGGGTAATTTTTTGAGCGCGCAAGGTGATAAGATCAGCGGAGTCGTTTTTGTTCCCGAGGCCGAACTCAATCGGATCCTTTCCTACGAACATTCCGATTTAAAAAGCGTGTTTTCCAGATTTCAACCCGAAGGAATCGACGAGGACCTAAAGGTTTTATACGGAGAATCCGCTTCTTCCCAAGAAACGTGGAAGGATTTTTACAACTGGGAACCGTTTTGGAAGCAACAGATCTTTATCCGTTTAAAACCGAGTCTCATCGGAATTCTTCTCGTATATATGGGAGCCGAGTTCGAACAATTTTTTCAGTCTAACTCTACGAAACGATTGAAGAGCATCATCTCCGACGAGTTGTATTTTTTAAACGTGAGCGGAAATCAAAAGGAGAATTCTCCTTACACGGAGAATCTTTCCCTTCAGGATTTCGAAAAGGCAAAGAAAGAATTTTTTCAAGTACTCGAACAGATTCGAAAAAAAAGAGGAACAAACTAA
- a CDS encoding glycosyltransferase family 2 protein, translated as MGKSIPTKKKKTAKKTQTPDSTSGIKLSVAIITYNEEKNIGPCIESCLDVADEIVILDSVSTDNTEKISKSYPSVKFFKQKFKGHIEQKNDAIALCKYDWILSLDADERVSPELKNSILTFKQKQDDPAVNGFQVSRLTFHMGRFIRYGGWYPQYRYRIFRKGSAVWVGENPHDYISIRGQGNKIHGDIIHYSFRDLTHQVNTINQFSSIVAYTRQRKGKKFSSLRTIYKPFSKFMETYFFKFGFLDGFPGWVIAVSSAYSTFLKDAKQYELEKGMVERPSNVKEDYGRG; from the coding sequence ATGGGAAAATCAATTCCAACCAAGAAAAAGAAGACAGCAAAAAAAACGCAAACCCCCGATTCCACATCGGGAATCAAACTTTCGGTCGCAATCATAACATACAACGAAGAAAAAAACATCGGTCCCTGCATCGAATCCTGTTTGGACGTGGCCGACGAGATCGTGATTTTGGATTCGGTCAGCACGGACAATACCGAAAAGATTTCCAAGTCCTATCCTTCCGTGAAATTTTTTAAACAGAAATTCAAGGGTCATATCGAACAGAAGAACGACGCGATCGCGCTTTGCAAATACGATTGGATTCTTTCTTTGGACGCGGATGAAAGGGTTTCGCCCGAACTCAAAAATTCGATTCTTACCTTCAAACAAAAACAGGACGATCCGGCCGTAAACGGTTTTCAAGTTTCGCGTCTGACCTTTCATATGGGAAGATTTATCCGTTACGGCGGTTGGTATCCTCAATACCGTTATCGGATCTTTCGAAAGGGAAGCGCGGTTTGGGTGGGAGAAAATCCGCACGATTATATCAGCATTCGAGGACAGGGAAATAAGATTCACGGAGACATCATCCATTATAGTTTTCGGGATCTTACGCATCAGGTCAATACGATCAATCAGTTCTCTTCGATCGTCGCTTACACGAGACAAAGAAAGGGGAAAAAATTCTCGAGCCTAAGAACGATTTACAAACCGTTCTCCAAGTTTATGGAAACGTACTTTTTTAAGTTCGGATTTTTGGACGGATTTCCGGGTTGGGTGATCGCGGTCTCTTCGGCATATTCAACTTTTCTAAAGGACGCAAAACAATACGAACTGGAAAAGGGAATGGTGGAACGTCCTTCCAACGTAAAAGAGGATTATGGGCGCGGTTAA
- a CDS encoding O-antigen ligase family protein — protein MKERIVNGLGTASLFSLGLFLLAFPQSVSVSQIFGGLTIATTYPLFFLEEESKRTWKRVRVPFFLFFGIYILLFVSSLIHADLYSPFFKKFLKQSEFGDFWMLLIFPAAFLVASKEKNQTILKRFLFASASIAILLGCISLFSEVRVGKFVSNGFKYAPGDRLQHFSGKIGPIKLYLPIGMMNTHLTFGGLLGLFLPGLFVDWFQSLKKKKNFVLILKTLLVFAGFIILFFNQSRSVWLGVFVVFVLLIWKGTFSLRKNLPSVSLRTKLITGLTLIVVLFGIGYLFRNNWLIQRSISQIFEVHNTENQRYYIYKNTIPLVKEHWLTGVGGGNYKDSHWKESSQMIEREEQLWYELYITPRGHAHNDLLHFISTGGIFAGILFLLFWGSLFVSFFQKNFDSTTGIPIFAIGVLSLFPAGFFQCYLLDDEVVLPFFAFCGIFLGGRWNSLNEKEIADPNKDVQTQASDSGFPFYLVKENGRILWKTIGSIGIPILLYWLFWIPRLNLEPLEVYNRRVRSTDLALIKEVQKNILKYESDSEKNSSSNQEGTPTRAAAGLTIEQASLPFQVEGCLTHLYPNPPRPRKTPFSFTILVPENSLNPPKTATITIVSRDSFDQDQLYWAHGESDLGTISIHLQRGKNEILLSNFLLDTYPKEFPTEVFFRDYRIQYSGYETDKNPDLPKLYFGRVCDTSIRLTR, from the coding sequence TTGAAAGAACGGATCGTAAACGGACTGGGAACCGCTTCCTTATTTTCTCTCGGTTTATTCTTACTTGCGTTTCCGCAATCGGTGAGCGTATCACAGATCTTCGGGGGACTTACGATCGCAACGACGTATCCCTTGTTTTTTCTGGAGGAAGAATCCAAACGAACTTGGAAACGGGTTCGTGTTCCTTTTTTTCTTTTTTTCGGAATCTACATTCTTCTTTTTGTTTCTTCTTTGATCCACGCGGATCTGTATTCTCCCTTTTTTAAAAAGTTTTTAAAACAATCCGAGTTCGGCGATTTTTGGATGCTTCTTATTTTTCCGGCCGCCTTTCTCGTTGCTTCCAAAGAAAAAAATCAAACGATCTTAAAAAGATTTTTATTCGCTTCCGCTTCGATCGCTATCTTGCTCGGTTGCATCAGTCTTTTTTCCGAGGTTCGGGTCGGAAAGTTCGTTTCCAACGGATTCAAATACGCGCCCGGAGATCGGCTTCAACATTTTTCGGGAAAGATCGGGCCGATCAAACTCTATCTTCCGATCGGAATGATGAATACGCACCTAACGTTCGGTGGTTTGTTGGGTTTGTTTTTGCCGGGACTTTTTGTGGATTGGTTTCAATCCCTAAAGAAAAAAAAGAATTTCGTTTTAATTCTCAAAACCCTTTTGGTATTTGCAGGATTTATCATACTCTTTTTCAATCAAAGCCGTTCGGTTTGGTTGGGGGTTTTTGTGGTTTTTGTTCTGCTGATTTGGAAAGGAACCTTTTCTTTGCGAAAGAATCTTCCCTCCGTTTCTCTGAGAACCAAATTGATCACAGGTTTGACTTTGATCGTTGTTCTTTTCGGAATCGGGTATCTGTTTCGAAACAACTGGCTGATTCAAAGATCGATTTCTCAAATATTCGAAGTTCATAATACGGAAAATCAAAGATATTATATCTACAAAAACACGATTCCTCTCGTAAAGGAACATTGGCTCACCGGAGTCGGCGGAGGAAATTACAAGGATTCTCATTGGAAAGAATCCTCCCAAATGATCGAACGAGAAGAACAACTTTGGTATGAACTTTATATCACGCCGAGAGGACACGCGCACAACGACCTTCTTCATTTTATAAGTACGGGAGGAATTTTTGCGGGAATTTTATTTCTTCTTTTTTGGGGAAGCCTGTTCGTTTCCTTTTTTCAAAAAAACTTCGATTCGACGACGGGCATTCCGATCTTTGCGATCGGAGTTTTGAGTTTATTTCCCGCGGGATTTTTTCAGTGTTATCTTTTGGACGACGAGGTGGTTTTGCCCTTTTTCGCTTTCTGCGGAATTTTTTTGGGCGGAAGATGGAATTCTCTGAACGAAAAGGAGATCGCCGATCCAAACAAGGACGTCCAAACACAAGCAAGCGATTCTGGTTTTCCATTCTACCTTGTCAAAGAAAACGGAAGAATTTTGTGGAAAACGATCGGATCGATTGGGATTCCGATTTTGTTGTATTGGCTTTTTTGGATTCCTCGTCTCAACTTGGAACCTCTGGAAGTGTACAACAGACGAGTTCGTTCGACGGACCTCGCTCTGATCAAAGAAGTACAAAAGAATATTCTAAAATACGAAAGCGATTCCGAGAAAAATTCTTCCTCGAATCAAGAAGGAACGCCGACCCGCGCTGCGGCGGGACTAACGATCGAACAAGCCTCCCTTCCGTTCCAAGTCGAAGGATGTCTAACGCATCTTTATCCGAATCCTCCTCGACCGAGAAAAACTCCGTTTAGTTTTACGATCCTTGTGCCTGAAAATTCTTTGAACCCGCCGAAAACCGCGACGATTACGATCGTATCGCGGGATTCTTTTGATCAGGATCAACTCTATTGGGCGCACGGAGAAAGCGATTTAGGAACGATCTCCATCCATCTTCAGAGAGGAAAAAACGAGATTCTACTTTCGAACTTTCTTTTGGATACATATCCGAAAGAATTTCCGACCGAGGTGTTTTTTAGGGATTATAGAATTCAGTATTCGGGTTATGAAACGGATAAAAATCCAGATTTACCGAAATTGTATTTTGGAAGAGTTTGTGATACCTCGATTCGTCTGACGCGATAA
- a CDS encoding DUF4505 family protein: MRQRRTYFYRLDGRGRLFHDSSELKDPEFLDFFNERIRKNDTGEYSEYPFLSVCNGEWNFIQPTTTVFVFKKLENGKLYYSPNLSVFFQPENLRIHNESLIHPAPLEEWGTFSSELLLEFSKRIANVQGILEFSYENRSYKLFEK; this comes from the coding sequence ATGAGGCAGAGAAGAACCTATTTTTATCGGCTCGACGGAAGAGGAAGGCTCTTTCACGATTCTTCGGAATTGAAGGATCCGGAGTTTCTGGATTTTTTCAACGAAAGAATCCGTAAAAACGATACGGGAGAATATTCCGAATATCCCTTCCTTTCGGTTTGCAACGGAGAATGGAATTTCATTCAACCCACGACCACCGTTTTTGTTTTTAAAAAATTGGAGAATGGTAAACTCTATTATTCACCGAATCTTTCTGTATTTTTTCAACCCGAGAATTTGAGAATTCATAACGAATCCCTGATTCACCCCGCTCCCCTTGAGGAATGGGGAACTTTTTCTTCCGAATTGCTTCTTGAATTTTCCAAACGAATCGCAAACGTTCAAGGTATACTCGAATTTTCATACGAAAACCGGAGTTATAAACTGTTTGAAAAGTAA
- a CDS encoding pyridoxamine 5'-phosphate oxidase family protein, translated as MIPENLQPCLQGIVPSIMVTSSTEGIPNATIVSQVYQVDDTHVAISNQFFGKTHINSVENKYAMLQVLNPETLEPWIMEIYYQRTETEGDLFDAMEMQLDAIASMSGMSEIFKLKAADIFEVRSARILSEAKEE; from the coding sequence ATGATACCAGAAAATCTACAACCCTGTCTGCAAGGAATCGTTCCCAGCATCATGGTGACTTCTTCCACGGAAGGAATTCCGAACGCTACGATCGTGAGCCAAGTGTATCAAGTGGACGATACTCACGTCGCGATATCGAATCAATTCTTCGGCAAAACGCATATCAATTCCGTGGAAAACAAATACGCGATGCTCCAAGTCCTCAATCCGGAAACCTTGGAACCTTGGATCATGGAAATTTATTATCAAAGAACCGAAACCGAAGGCGATCTATTCGACGCGATGGAAATGCAGTTGGACGCGATCGCTTCCATGTCGGGGATGAGCGAAATTTTCAAACTCAAGGCCGCCGATATTTTCGAAGTTCGTTCGGCGCGGATTCTTTCGGAAGCAAAGGAAGAATAA
- a CDS encoding adenylate/guanylate cyclase domain-containing protein, translating to MSTDLEIEAFKKQFIENQKGIEELNQKLNRKTREVEIIQSISTEILNTLDLDLIFERIMKVMDEVFGFKHAMILMGEENSELLKVVASRGYEQSGIGATVEFGKGVIGVVAKKRKIMRMVGISTQMRYAEQIGQSMGMEEKKIELPGLKDAKSQIAIPLLVKEKLLGVFAVESEEINAFKLLDEMILSIVGNQIAVAIENAAAYHTQQQLSEAYSRFVPKEFLSILSKKSILETQLADQTEGLMTVMFSDIRGFTTLSEKMTPNENFRFINDYLGMIAPLIKEHSGFIDKFIGDAIMAIFPSRAEDAVEASLAMMRALKKFNRMREEQGQDPIDIGIGIHTGHLMLGIIGHENRMEGTVIGDSVNLASRIEGLTKQYQCSIIASEVTIASLKNPETFSHFFLDEVTVKGKSQAVKVYKIENPPE from the coding sequence GTGTCAACCGACTTGGAAATCGAAGCATTCAAAAAGCAGTTTATTGAAAACCAAAAAGGAATCGAGGAACTCAACCAAAAGCTGAATCGAAAAACACGGGAAGTGGAAATCATCCAATCGATTTCCACCGAGATTCTCAACACGTTGGACCTGGATCTGATTTTCGAAAGAATCATGAAGGTCATGGACGAGGTTTTCGGGTTCAAACACGCGATGATTCTTATGGGAGAAGAGAATTCGGAACTTCTAAAAGTCGTCGCCAGCCGGGGTTACGAACAAAGCGGGATCGGTGCGACCGTAGAATTCGGAAAAGGAGTGATCGGCGTAGTCGCGAAAAAAAGAAAAATTATGCGTATGGTAGGAATCAGCACGCAGATGCGTTATGCGGAACAGATCGGGCAATCCATGGGAATGGAGGAAAAGAAGATCGAACTTCCCGGACTCAAAGACGCCAAAAGTCAGATCGCGATTCCGCTTCTCGTGAAGGAAAAACTGCTCGGCGTTTTTGCGGTGGAGAGCGAGGAGATCAACGCGTTTAAACTTCTGGACGAAATGATTCTGAGCATAGTCGGAAATCAGATCGCGGTAGCGATCGAAAACGCCGCGGCCTATCACACACAACAACAATTATCCGAAGCTTACAGTCGATTCGTTCCGAAAGAATTTCTTTCCATACTGAGCAAGAAGTCGATTTTAGAAACCCAACTCGCCGATCAAACCGAAGGTTTGATGACCGTTATGTTTTCGGATATTCGCGGATTTACGACCCTTTCCGAAAAGATGACTCCGAACGAAAACTTTCGTTTTATCAACGATTATCTCGGGATGATCGCGCCCTTAATCAAAGAACATTCCGGATTTATCGATAAGTTTATCGGAGACGCGATTATGGCGATCTTTCCGTCGAGGGCCGAAGACGCGGTCGAAGCCTCACTTGCGATGATGCGCGCTCTAAAAAAGTTCAATCGGATGCGGGAAGAACAAGGTCAGGATCCGATCGATATCGGAATCGGAATTCATACGGGTCATCTTATGTTGGGAATCATCGGTCATGAAAATCGTATGGAAGGAACGGTGATCGGAGACAGCGTGAACTTGGCCTCTCGGATCGAAGGTCTGACGAAACAATATCAATGTTCGATCATCGCGAGCGAGGTAACGATCGCTTCCTTGAAGAACCCCGAAACGTTCAGTCACTTCTTTTTAGACGAGGTGACCGTAAAGGGCAAGTCGCAGGCAGTGAAGGTTTATAAAATCGAAAATCCTCCGGAATAG
- the guaA gene encoding glutamine-hydrolyzing GMP synthase, with amino-acid sequence MEIQKKIAVVDFGGQYAHLIASRIRRLGAYTEILSNEEPLSNYKKYSGIILSGGPESVYEPDSPTITSQIFELGIPVLGICYGHQLIMKLLGGVVERSGTGEYGPASLELHVSNGNSLLKNFVGGEQVWMNHADEVVKLPDGFTRIASSKDCGYAVVENSFKKIFGIQFHAEVSHSEKGSVLLDNFIGICGASRTWGIDQFLKEKIKEIQETVKPGQKIFMLVSGGVDSTVSYLLLCKALGAERVLGFLIDTGFMRKGEVLPLQEKLTSQNIHLTVRDESALFYESLKGKSDPEEKRKIVGNLFLEARDRAVKDLDLEHGDWLLGQGTIYPDTIESGGTKHSHTIKTHHNRVEAIQKLIEEGKVIEPIRDLYKDEVRDLGVLLGLEPEWVGRHPFPGPGLVVRMLAVEKKGTEEDQKAIDSYLSTQNGLEGKILPVASVGVKGDRRSYANCAVLNDIDTDWKTLDRVATHLSNQFSFINRVVLLPFESNVKKLNFRFTGMQLDKNCSDLLREADHAVESVIRKAGLYDKIWQMPVVLLPIGEKENEKSVVLRPVESQEAMTANFFPMERSLLQEIKTKVSEIPGIRYVFFDLTNKPPGTIEWE; translated from the coding sequence ATGGAAATCCAGAAGAAAATTGCCGTAGTAGATTTCGGTGGGCAATACGCTCATTTGATTGCGTCCAGAATCCGAAGACTCGGAGCTTATACGGAAATTCTCTCCAACGAAGAACCTCTTTCCAATTATAAAAAATATTCAGGCATCATCCTATCCGGCGGACCCGAAAGCGTTTACGAACCGGATTCTCCCACGATCACGAGCCAAATCTTCGAACTCGGAATTCCCGTTCTTGGAATCTGCTACGGGCACCAGCTTATTATGAAATTGCTCGGCGGAGTGGTCGAACGTTCCGGCACCGGAGAATACGGACCTGCGTCCTTGGAACTTCACGTTTCCAATGGAAATTCTCTTTTGAAAAATTTCGTAGGCGGCGAACAGGTTTGGATGAATCACGCCGACGAGGTCGTAAAACTTCCCGATGGTTTTACGAGAATCGCTTCCTCGAAAGACTGCGGTTATGCGGTTGTGGAGAATTCTTTCAAAAAGATTTTCGGGATTCAGTTTCACGCGGAAGTTTCTCACAGCGAAAAGGGTTCCGTCCTTTTGGATAATTTCATCGGGATCTGCGGCGCTTCGAGAACCTGGGGAATCGATCAGTTTCTGAAAGAGAAAATCAAAGAGATTCAGGAAACGGTCAAGCCGGGTCAGAAAATTTTTATGCTCGTTTCCGGCGGCGTGGATTCCACGGTTTCGTATCTTCTTTTGTGTAAGGCTCTGGGCGCGGAACGGGTTCTCGGATTTTTGATCGACACCGGTTTTATGAGAAAGGGAGAAGTTCTTCCCCTTCAAGAGAAACTAACGTCACAAAACATTCACCTAACGGTGAGAGACGAGTCCGCTTTATTTTACGAAAGTCTAAAGGGAAAATCCGATCCCGAAGAAAAAAGAAAGATCGTCGGAAATTTATTTCTGGAAGCGCGGGACCGCGCCGTAAAAGATTTGGATCTCGAACACGGGGATTGGCTTCTCGGTCAAGGAACGATTTATCCGGATACGATCGAATCCGGCGGAACCAAACATTCTCACACGATCAAAACGCATCACAACCGAGTCGAGGCGATTCAAAAACTCATCGAAGAGGGAAAGGTGATCGAACCGATCCGAGACTTGTATAAGGACGAGGTGAGGGATCTCGGAGTTCTTCTCGGTTTGGAACCGGAGTGGGTGGGACGTCATCCGTTTCCCGGTCCCGGTCTTGTGGTTCGTATGCTCGCCGTTGAAAAAAAAGGAACGGAAGAGGATCAAAAGGCGATCGATTCCTATCTTTCTACTCAGAACGGATTGGAAGGAAAAATTCTTCCCGTTGCGAGTGTCGGCGTCAAAGGGGACAGAAGGTCTTACGCCAACTGCGCGGTGTTAAACGACATCGATACGGATTGGAAAACTTTGGATCGGGTCGCGACTCATCTTTCCAATCAATTCTCCTTTATCAATCGTGTGGTTCTTTTGCCTTTCGAGTCGAACGTTAAAAAATTGAACTTCCGATTTACGGGAATGCAATTGGATAAGAATTGTTCGGATCTTCTTCGCGAAGCGGATCACGCGGTCGAATCAGTGATTCGTAAAGCGGGTCTTTACGACAAGATCTGGCAGATGCCCGTTGTTCTTTTGCCGATCGGTGAAAAGGAGAATGAAAAGAGCGTCGTTCTTCGCCCCGTGGAATCCCAAGAAGCGATGACCGCGAATTTTTTTCCGATGGAACGTTCCCTTTTGCAAGAAATCAAAACGAAGGTTTCCGAAATTCCGGGAATCCGATACGTATTTTTCGATCTTACAAACAAACCGCCGGGAACGATCGAGTGGGAATGA
- the queF gene encoding preQ(1) synthase yields METNHPETYDGRQDHIPSLKTPEIESFTNVYEGKDYTIDFTVPEFTAVCPKTGLPDFGVIYVSYIPTKRCIELKSFKEYILSYRNVGIFHEFLVNKILDDLIASVDPKYLKVIGDYNARGGIKTVVTREYKKA; encoded by the coding sequence ATGGAAACGAATCATCCAGAGACTTACGACGGAAGACAGGATCATATCCCTTCTTTGAAAACTCCCGAAATCGAATCTTTCACCAATGTTTACGAGGGAAAGGATTATACAATCGATTTTACGGTTCCAGAGTTTACGGCGGTTTGTCCGAAGACCGGGCTTCCCGATTTCGGGGTTATTTACGTTTCCTACATTCCTACCAAACGTTGTATCGAACTCAAGTCTTTCAAAGAATACATTCTCAGTTATCGTAACGTGGGAATCTTTCACGAATTTCTGGTCAATAAGATCCTGGACGATTTGATTGCTTCGGTCGATCCGAAATATCTCAAAGTCATCGGCGATTACAACGCAAGAGGCGGAATCAAAACCGTCGTCACTCGGGAATACAAAAAGGCGTAA
- a CDS encoding SemiSWEET transporter — MDSITFLGYIASLLTTVSFLPQLIRIVMGGSTKDISRNMYVVFVTGVILWFIYGCLKQDFPIILANVFTFIFTSIILYFKLRNDAKGE, encoded by the coding sequence ATGGACTCCATTACGTTTTTAGGTTATATCGCTTCGCTTCTGACTACGGTTTCTTTTTTACCTCAGCTCATCCGAATCGTTATGGGAGGAAGCACGAAGGATATTTCAAGAAACATGTACGTAGTGTTCGTGACCGGCGTGATTCTTTGGTTTATCTACGGATGTCTGAAACAGGATTTTCCGATTATTCTTGCGAACGTATTCACGTTTATATTCACTTCGATCATTCTTTATTTTAAATTGAGAAACGACGCGAAGGGAGAATGA
- the lsa33 gene encoding surface adhesin Lsa33, with protein MIQKGLCLALIVLFAIDCGKSKKEDLQGGVFTFIKGTVKLSDKTGKEKKVGLSEFILPEDKIETAKDSYADIQLMDGVVIRVKENTSLTLNKIYVDSKNAEIYSDISLNKGKIFSKVGTKLNKSSGFRVSTPTSTAAVRGTDFQVEVEGNKTETLVSDGSVEVTDNDNPDQTNTADAGEKVVSDGKNQKEEKLSEEELKELQEDAATVQSVTEEQRQRIEEILKDFKENKERILQGLEEQKQRNQELINSTKEENRKMIDEVKESGKAEKEAIKNAADEEKKNIKAGIDKDKEALENSRKSLKDQVKPQ; from the coding sequence ATGATTCAAAAAGGTTTGTGCCTTGCATTGATCGTCTTATTCGCAATCGACTGTGGAAAATCCAAAAAAGAAGACCTCCAGGGAGGGGTTTTTACCTTTATCAAAGGAACCGTTAAACTTTCGGATAAAACCGGAAAAGAAAAGAAAGTAGGTCTTTCGGAGTTTATTCTTCCCGAGGATAAGATCGAAACGGCTAAGGATTCTTATGCGGACATCCAATTGATGGACGGTGTCGTAATCCGTGTTAAGGAAAATACGAGCCTGACTCTGAACAAGATTTATGTGGATTCTAAAAACGCGGAGATCTATTCGGATATCAGCTTAAACAAAGGAAAGATTTTTTCCAAGGTCGGAACGAAGCTGAACAAGTCTTCCGGGTTTAGAGTCAGTACTCCTACTTCCACGGCGGCGGTTCGCGGAACGGATTTCCAGGTGGAAGTGGAAGGTAACAAAACCGAAACCTTGGTTTCCGACGGAAGCGTAGAAGTTACCGACAACGACAATCCGGATCAAACCAACACCGCCGACGCGGGTGAAAAAGTCGTTTCCGACGGTAAAAATCAGAAAGAGGAAAAACTCTCCGAAGAGGAGCTGAAAGAACTTCAAGAAGACGCTGCTACCGTTCAATCCGTAACGGAAGAACAAAGACAAAGAATCGAAGAAATTCTGAAGGACTTCAAAGAGAACAAGGAAAGAATTCTTCAAGGTCTGGAAGAACAAAAACAAAGAAACCAAGAATTGATCAATTCTACGAAGGAAGAAAATCGTAAAATGATCGACGAGGTGAAAGAATCCGGCAAGGCCGAAAAAGAAGCCATCAAAAACGCTGCGGACGAAGAAAAGAAAAACATCAAGGCCGGTATCGATAAGGATAAGGAAGCTCTTGAAAATTCCAGAAAATCTCTCAAAGATCAGGTGAAACCTCAGTAA
- a CDS encoding ferredoxin — protein MATKIAYVDKDNCTSCNQCADNLPKYFQMDDNDTSETHIGGELVNQAPIPEEDWKIVQKEMDECPGECIQWKK, from the coding sequence ATGGCGACTAAAATTGCGTATGTAGATAAGGATAACTGCACTTCCTGCAATCAGTGTGCGGACAATCTTCCGAAATACTTTCAAATGGATGACAATGATACTTCGGAAACTCATATCGGAGGAGAATTGGTAAACCAAGCTCCGATTCCGGAAGAAGACTGGAAAATCGTTCAGAAAGAAATGGACGAATGCCCGGGCGAATGTATCCAGTGGAAAAAATAA
- the fliM gene encoding flagellar motor switch protein FliM: MTEILSQDEIDALLSAISSGEVNESDYASVSEQKKVKIYDFKRPDKFSKDQIRTLQMMHETFARLATTGLSAQLRALVSVHVASVDQLTYEEFIRSIPNPTTLAVINMDPLRGSAILEIDPSISFTIIDRLFGGKGEQAKISRELSEIEMSVMEGIIVRILGNMRESWSTVIDLRPRLGNIETNPQFAQVVPPNDMVVLITLETKIGEVEGMTNLCIPYITIEPIINKLSAQYWYSSIRKGELDENRAVIQERLDQVAIPLIAEVGSVDVSINDFMNLSVGDVVKLENTSTRSEMIVKVGERKKFKCLPGRVGSRLAIQIGDRVEDIPDELLGSTRSEQEY; encoded by the coding sequence ATGACAGAGATTTTATCGCAGGATGAAATTGACGCGCTACTCAGCGCCATCAGTTCGGGAGAAGTAAACGAATCGGATTACGCTTCCGTTTCCGAACAGAAGAAAGTAAAGATCTACGACTTTAAACGTCCGGATAAATTTTCCAAAGACCAGATTCGTACCTTGCAGATGATGCACGAAACCTTCGCGCGTTTGGCGACGACGGGTTTATCCGCTCAGCTTCGAGCGCTCGTTTCGGTTCACGTGGCTTCCGTGGATCAGTTGACTTACGAAGAATTTATCCGTTCGATTCCGAACCCGACGACGCTTGCGGTCATCAACATGGACCCATTGCGCGGTTCCGCAATTTTAGAAATCGATCCTTCGATATCGTTTACGATCATCGATCGTCTGTTTGGTGGTAAAGGAGAACAGGCAAAGATCTCCAGAGAACTTTCGGAGATCGAGATGAGCGTTATGGAAGGGATCATCGTAAGAATTCTCGGGAACATGCGCGAATCCTGGTCCACGGTGATCGACTTAAGACCGAGACTTGGGAACATCGAAACGAATCCTCAGTTCGCTCAGGTCGTTCCTCCCAACGACATGGTGGTTTTGATCACACTCGAAACCAAGATCGGGGAAGTGGAAGGGATGACGAACCTTTGTATTCCTTACATCACGATCGAACCGATCATCAACAAGTTATCCGCTCAGTATTGGTATTCTTCCATTCGAAAAGGGGAACTCGACGAAAACCGCGCCGTGATTCAAGAACGACTCGATCAGGTTGCGATTCCTTTGATCGCGGAAGTCGGTTCGGTGGATGTGTCCATCAACGACTTTATGAATCTTTCCGTGGGAGACGTCGTAAAACTCGAAAACACTTCCACAAGATCCGAGATGATCGTGAAGGTCGGAGAAAGAAAGAAGTTCAAATGTCTACCGGGAAGAGTGGGAAGCAGACTCGCGATTCAAATCGGGGATCGAGTCGAAGACATTCCGGACGAACTCTTGGGTTCCACACGTTCCGAACAGGAATATTGA